From Pleurocapsa sp. PCC 7319:
CAGCCGTTTCCGTGACAGCATTAACTCTTTACGACATGGCAAAAGCACTAGAAAAATCGATGCAGATTTTAGATATTCGTTTGCTGAGTAAAACTGGAGGCAAATCTGGTGACTATTCTGCGGTCGCAAAAAGCAGCTAAAAAGATACAATAAGGGTGTATTAGTATAGATAATTTAATCCAGTCAGAATTTATGCCTCCCCGTTGGCCCCGTGAACCAAACCGTAAAACCGATCCAGAATATCGTCGTTTAGATGACTTAATGAATTTTGCCATTCATGTTGGAATTTATGCTGCCACCAATTCTGGCTTATGGTTTGTCCATAATCTCAAATCAACTGAGTGGCCATGGTTGCTCTGGGTCAACGGTATTTGGTTTGGTATTTTAGCCCTACATTTTATTTATATTAAAGCGATCGCAGATTACACATCGATAAAAACCTAATGGCTACTACACAAGAAATAGAAACTTTAGCAGCTCAAATTGGCGAAAACGTCTACATTGATGTTGCTAAATGGCATTTATATTTAAATGATGCCCATTTACATACCATTGTCGCCGAGAAAGTCTACCCTCTTTTGGAAGATGATTCTCTGAGCGAGGACGCAGTTACCTCGATTCTACAAAGCATTCCTGTAAAATTAGGGGGTGGTAAA
This genomic window contains:
- a CDS encoding 2TM domain-containing protein; the protein is MPPRWPREPNRKTDPEYRRLDDLMNFAIHVGIYAATNSGLWFVHNLKSTEWPWLLWVNGIWFGILALHFIYIKAIADYTSIKT
- a CDS encoding DUF3181 family protein gives rise to the protein MATTQEIETLAAQIGENVYIDVAKWHLYLNDAHLHTIVAEKVYPLLEDDSLSEDAVTSILQSIPVKLGGGKTELPLNDLLPMQCQVNLLDLLEEYQKDM